A single window of Deltaproteobacteria bacterium DNA harbors:
- a CDS encoding ABC transporter substrate-binding protein, translating to MMEYWTDWKDKRRFMRNRKTLLTRYLRVLTIAYCLLPIASPAADAPLKKVRFVQSGHTSSSWPIYVAQQKKFLEKNGLDLEVIIIPSSPNLVRAVMSDSVPMGRINPDYIIAGIEKGAKLKIVSGIQDKIAYDLMARPEIKTGADLKGKTIGVSSLTSGTTLMLEEVLERAYKLKEGDYQYLVVGTSPQRYNALKGGSVQATFMGAPFNFAAAREGFHKLITFHEILGPIQFTVDFVHQDYLKNHRDEILRYLKSTIESTQWLYDKKNKEEALAIHMKALKSKRDAAEQDYKFMIEEFQPFTRSGAVVKTAWDKTMELRAKEGIYKGKKIPPMSDYVDASIIEEAQKLAGFKP from the coding sequence ATGGAGTATTGGACCGACTGGAAAGATAAAAGGAGATTTATGCGTAATCGTAAAACCTTGCTCACTCGCTACCTCCGAGTTCTGACTATTGCCTATTGCCTGCTGCCTATTGCCTCCCCCGCCGCCGACGCCCCGCTAAAAAAAGTTCGCTTCGTCCAGAGCGGCCACACGTCATCGAGCTGGCCGATCTACGTCGCCCAGCAAAAAAAGTTCTTGGAGAAAAACGGTCTCGATCTCGAAGTCATCATCATCCCGAGCTCGCCCAATTTGGTCCGCGCCGTGATGAGCGACAGCGTGCCGATGGGACGGATCAATCCCGATTACATCATCGCCGGCATCGAAAAGGGCGCCAAACTAAAAATCGTCAGCGGCATTCAAGATAAAATCGCCTACGACTTGATGGCCCGGCCGGAAATCAAAACCGGCGCCGATTTGAAAGGCAAAACCATCGGCGTCAGCTCGCTCACCAGCGGCACGACGCTGATGCTCGAAGAAGTTTTGGAGAGAGCCTACAAGCTCAAGGAAGGCGATTATCAATACTTGGTCGTCGGCACTTCGCCGCAGCGCTACAACGCCCTCAAAGGCGGCTCGGTGCAAGCCACGTTTATGGGCGCGCCGTTCAATTTCGCCGCGGCGCGGGAGGGCTTTCATAAATTGATCACCTTTCACGAGATCCTCGGACCGATTCAGTTCACCGTCGACTTCGTGCATCAAGATTACCTCAAGAACCATCGCGACGAGATCCTACGCTATTTGAAATCGACCATCGAGTCGACCCAATGGCTGTACGACAAAAAGAACAAGGAAGAAGCGCTGGCGATTCATATGAAAGCGTTGAAGAGCAAGCGCGACGCCGCCGAGCAAGACTATAAATTCATGATCGAAGAGTTCCAGCCCTTCACCCGCAGCGGCGCAGTGGTAAAAACCGCCTGGGACAAGACCATGGAGTTGCGCGCCAAGGAAGGCATCTACAAAGGCAAAAAAATTCCGCCCATGAGCGACTACGTCGACGCGTCGATCATCGAAGAAGCGCAAAAGCTCGCGGGCTTCAAACCGTAG